The genomic region tttttttaaataaccagtcgttttgctagataagacccttttttgatcgtttagagccatttgaagctgcattttggaagttcaaactcgggggcaccatagaagtccattagatggagagaaatcctgaaatgttttcctcaaaaaacataatttccttacgactgaagaaagaaagacatgaacatcttggatgacaagggggtgagtacattatctgtaaactattcctttaaggactGCTTTCATAatgctttttgttgttgttttggtgaaagaaagtcatacaggtttgaaatgccATGAGGTAAACAATGACACAATCTTCACGTTTATGTGAAATTTTACTTGAGGCCCAATGAGCCTGACAAGTTTTATGTACTGTTAAACATCATGCAAATGTATCTTCTTTGTCAGATGCCTTTTTCTAGAAAGTTGGCCCTGATATCAGGAGATATTTTCCATTGTCAGTCTGTTTGCATGCCTTAACTTGTCTTTAGAAACTGGATGAATCTTAGAGATGCGGAGACAGGGAAGGTTCTCTGGCAGGGAACTGAAGACCTCTCTCTTCCTGGGGTAGAACATGAAGGTTTGTGGATCTCAGCATTACCTTACATTAAAGATTTAGACTATTGACTCGATTAAGCTATGCCAGTTCTTCTCTAATGTCTACTACTTCACAGCTCTTTTTAGCGATGTCAGTAAGAGGTCAAGATCAGTTTTCAGTTCTAAATTTGGTACAGAAACTGCCTTGTAACTAACAAATTTGATTCTGTTTTTTCAGCTCGGGTTCCTAAGAAGATCCTGAAATGTAAAGCAGTCTCCAGAGAGCTGAATTTCTCCTCAATAGAAAAACTGGAAAAATTCCGACTGGAGCAGAAAGTTTTCTTTAAAGGCCAGTGCCTAGAAGGTTGTTCTAATTCTTTTCTTGCACATTGCACTGTATGATAAGGAATAGCAATAATgatagtagtgtaaaaaatagAGCTCGCTTTTATAAAATGTCTGGTTCTGAAATATCTTTACAATGATCTAACATAGAGATGTATTCTCGAACAAGGAGCTCTAATATAAATGACTTTATTCATTGTTCATTGATTAAAAAAGGACGTAATCCTTTTGTAATCCATTTCTAAGTGTCACCACTGAAATCCTGTTAAAACTGAATTTCAcaggggttagttcacccaaaaatgacaattctgtcattaattactcacttttctgaccctgcatagacagcaatgcaaggtagtaaagacattgacttaaatgtggtagttgcgttgctgtctatgcagggtcagaaagctctcggatttaatcaaaaatatcttattttgtgttctgaagatgaatgaaggtcttacaggtttggaacgacatgaaggtgagtaattaattacagaattttcattttggggtgaactatccattaaaATATGAATTTCCAGACTTTATTTGTCAGGATACTTTATCTGTGTAATTTGAAAAACTTGGACAAACAATTTGAAGAACTGTTGAAAGCttgtttgtgaaagaaaagtgcTTACACATGTACCTTGTCTTTTTTTCAGAGTGGTTTTTTGAGTTTGGCTTTGTGATTCCTAATTCTACAAACACATGGCAGTCTTTGATAGAAGCTGCACCAGAGTCACAGATGATGCCTGCAAATGTCTTAACGTAAGAGTTTCCTTGAAAAAACATATTTATGATATTGTACATattagatacagttgaggtcaaaggattacatgcaccttgcagaatctggaaaataatagcagagatcatacaaaatgcatgttgtttttttatttagtactgacctgaataagatatttcacataaaagaagttacatatagtccacaagagaaaataatagttgaatttataaaatgaccctgttcaaagtttacatacccttgattcttaatattgtgttgttacctgaatgatccacagctgtgtgtgtttttttttttttttttttttgtttaaagatagttgttcatgagttccttattgctcctgaacagttaaactggccgctgttctttagaaaaatctttcaggtcccacaaattctttggtttttcaccatttttgtgtatttgaacccaatccaaatatgactgtatgattttaagatccatcgtTTCacgctgagggactcatatgcaactattacagaaggttcaaagacACTGATGTCTCAGAAGGaaatatgatgcattaagagctgggggtgaaaactttctgaatttgaagtTTAGGGTAAATTTACCTAATGTTCTGTAGCCTTTGAAggacaatactaaataaaaaaataaaaaagatatttaggcaaaataagaataatttacacatcttcattctgttcaaaagtttacacccctggctcttaatgcatcgttttttcttctgaagcatcagtgagcatttaaaccttctgtaataattgcatatgagtccctcagttgccctcagtgtgaaaagatggatcccagcatcatacagtcatttttggaaagggttcaaatacacaaagctaaaaaaaaaaagaaatttgtgggatttttctaaagaacagcaggcagtttaactgttccggacaaacaagggattcatgaacaactgtcactaaaccaaaaaaaaacatctgtggatcattcaggtaacaacacagtattaagaatcaagtgtaattaaacttttgaaaagggtcagttttataaattcaactattattttctcttgtggactatatgtaaacatcttatatgtaaaacatcttattcaggtcagtactaaataaataataccaTTCATCTTATGttggtaacattttgcagattcttcagggtgtatgtaaacttttgacctcaactgtattagtAAAAAGTTGCTTGTGGATTAATCACATTCAATTTCTTCTCTTGCAGTGGTAATGTTGTTATAGAGACCAAGTTTTATGATGACGACCTTCACGTCAGCACATCCCGGGTACGACTCTTCTACGTCTGAGACATGGAaccttattttttttgttttgttttgttactgtCACTCCTGAGGATGGACCCATCACTACAAGTTTGAATAGCCAGAGGAGACACTTCTGAGGCGCTGTCATGACAGCATTAAAGCGAACATTTCAATAAAACCCAGTTTCAAGACAAATGATCACAACACTTTTATGGCAGATAAGGACTTGTACATAAGAGCTACCATGCTCATGACAACCTGGTTGTGTAAAATACATGTTTGTATATTTTTCTTCTTCACCTTCTATAATTCAATCCTGCAATGTACACTGCTTCCTCATCAGCTGTTTTTAAAAGGTTTGCTCCCAGTATGTGTGATTATTCTTCGtcttattgttttttgttttttttagttgaaCTGTAAGATAGGctgtgttttaaaataaatgatgtAATTATGGattaaaatattcatattaaaaCTTCCTCTCTCGCATTTCTCCCTCAAGTTTTTCCCAACAGAATGAGTAATCTCATAATTGCTTTTGTAGCCTATTTTTATTGCACACATTGTACAGGAAAATGACTAGAtggaatataaaaaaaatctaaaacactTAAGAGGTTGGAAAACTGTTTGTTAATGTAGTTCTTTACGTTAATCACAGAATAAACTACAGCAAATTACTAGAGAacgttattttttgttatttgaaatatataGACTTGGATATGACCTTGCATACAACTACCTTATAAAACTTGGACGTTCTCTATGTAGTAATGTCAAATAGAGTACTACATTACCCAGAATTCCTTCCGGATGGAGCGGAAGTTATTTGTCACGACCTTGGGGTAGCTCTTGCAAGCATGGCGAATAAAGAGCCTAACGTGAGTATACTATCTTAATTCTTAAGAAAGTTAACCTATaacattattattttgtaaatgcTAAGTAATGCAAGGAGCAACTTGTTATACACTGTCATATTTAGCTTGGCAACAGAAACCGGAACAGAAAGAGAGTGTTACATTATATGTTGCATGACAGTAGTAACCCTGATCTCATTCACTGAAGCACATTTCAGATTTAACGTGCTTTCAGATCTATTAACAGAGATGTACATTAAAATTCAACTTATTATAAGGAATTTAAATATTGGCGAATTCTCAATAACATGCTTTGATTTTGAAAACCTGTGTTGAAGTCTTGACTTCTGATACCGGCTGCTCTAAAAGCCTGTTGGGCCTTTGACGTTTAATATCATTTGTGACAAATTGGTGTAGGTCTAAAGTTGACATGATACATACTAACTTAGATTATTTGTGTACACaatcaaattaaaaattttaatgcaAGGTTGTCTATCACAGCAACGTTAGCTGCGCTTTCCTGCTCTATAACAGAATGTCCGCTAATAAAGTCAATTCCTAGacaatgtttaatattaaaactTGAATCGGGCAATGTTAAAAAGAAGACAGGAAAATTCTAGACATGATGAATTATACCCATTAAGTGTCAAACGATGGCGCTGTCGTAACATCTAACCCTTTTGGTAAGATCTTGTCTGTgaagatatacactaccagtcaaaagaacagtaagatttttaccatttttaaaacaagcctcttctgctcaccaagccttcatttatttgatccaaagtacagcaaaaacagcaatattgtgaaatatttatactatttaaaataactgctttctatttcagtatattttaaaatgtaatttattcctgtgatcaaagctgcattttcagaatcattactcgtcttcagtgtcacatgatccttcagaaatcattctaacatttattttttacttcttatcaatatttatgaattaaatgaatagaaagatccaaagatcaacatttatctgaaataaaaagcttttgtaacattatacactataccattcaaaagctttggagtcagtatttcagataaatgctgttcttctaaactttcgtttcatcaaagaaacttgaaaaaattctactgagctgttttcaacatagtaataataatgtttttgtgcagcaaatcagaatattagaatgatttgtgaaggatcatgtgacttgagtaatgagGCTAAAATTTCAGGcttaaatcacaaaaataaattcaattttataatttatttaaatagaaaaaagttattttaaatagtaaaaatatttcacattttttctgtttttgttgtactttgaatcaaataaatgcaggcttggtgagcagaagagaccttttaAACAACATTACACAATtttctgttcaaaaacgtttgactggttgtgtatcaTATTGGCAATGTAGTTTCCactgaaaattatgtttttttttttttttgtaatctcACAGAGGTTGCTCCAGAACCTAAAAGATCTCGCCGGACGCATGTCCTCTGGCTCAAAGGGTGCTGGACTTGGACTGAAGTTATTAATTGGAGCAGGTGCCCTTGCTTATGGAGTCAAAGAGGCCACATATACAGGTACATTCAGCATTAAAATAGcgtaaaatgttacatttaaaaaggGGTATTAGAAATAGAGTTCAGATGTCTAGTGAAATGTATTAATGCACTACTATTATGCATTTGTGATCAAGATTTTATTTTGGAAAGAAATCAATACTCTAttacagcaaggatgcattaaattgatcaaaagtgagagtaaaaacatttacaatgttacaaaatatttatttcaaaatttttattttcCTCAACAATATTAAAGCAATTTTTTACATTGCTAATAATAAATTgcagggatgcaccgaatgtttggcaacagaaattattcggccgaaaataggggaaaaaaagctctttcggtgcTCGGCGaaaaaggccaaataaattataccgaaaaAGGATGTGACACGATCagatagaggcgcgcactaatgcagcaatcatggcggcagtgtggaagcatttaaactCTCAGAGacagacgcaaaaatcattacaagcaccatcagtgcgagactgtttagtatcgcatcgcatgtcgcccatgagaagagaaaggggtagTTGTTGTTggtggttactgtatgatgactgaaaatgcgaaatggccttaaaccattagtaaataaactatgGAACGTTATGTTTTCTAATACATGCATgagttgtatttattctgacagcgctgcacaagctagttagccagggttcaaagtccaaagcttGAGGGAAATCTGCTTGATGAGAATTATTCATAAATCTTCTGCTATCAGCAagaagtagtactgaggtcttcttgcgggtttctgccaaaataaaagtcaacattcataaatgttcgtattgtaattttactgttgttctgtaaaataaaataaaaaaagtaacacaaaaataatggtaacaatcattacaaaaactctattaatacatttattatttgttatttatttgtacattaaaaacacatgcctgattcaagaagggggtcttaaaaatggccaacgaatattattttactaacttattaatattaagttaaattgtgctttgttgggaagctataatgtctactagaatgttaaaaatgttcagtgttaaataaatatttttaaattgttgatttgtaattgatttttttctttgaaaagcaagacaaagctgtaaaaagcaaatattggctatttaatttatgcaatggtgaaaaataaTATTGGCgaaatacatgaaaaaaaaaaaaaaacgtgttcggtaatcggccttcgttCCAGTGTGTAATTTTTGTTTGGCTTTgggcaagaattttttttttcggtgcatccctaataatttGGCATATTAGAATCGTTTCTGAAGGATTGAGTGACACTGGCTGCTGAAAAAGATCTTTGTctttacaggaataaataacatttaaaaaaaaattgtaatgatgttaaaacaaaattactgtttttacatGAAGTACTGCTTTTGATGAAGTAAAtgtagtcttggtgagcataacagaCTTTTTTGGACTTTTGAATGATACTActtttgaaataaatataaaaatgagaaGACTGGTAATTGCTCActaattgtcttgtttttagtggAGGGTGGTCAGCGAGCAGTTATCTTTAATAGAATTGGAGGGATGCAGATGGACACAGTCCTTTCTGAGGGTCTCCACTTCAGGTAACTTTTTAATGACTTGTTTAAGAGTTTTCTAGGTAGCGAtatacaataaggtgtcatttgaaCCATACATTTGTTACACTATTGATTAttctttgttaatattagttaataaaaatacagtctttaatttttttttttttcatattacttcacagtgcattaactaatgttaacaaacacaacttgggattttaaagggagagttcaaccaaaaatgaaaatttgatgttatctgcttaccctcagggcatccaagatgtaggtgactttgtttcttcagtagaacacaaatgaagatttttaactcaaacctttgcagtctgtcagtcatataatagcagtcaatgggatccacggctttgagagtcaaaaaaacatacacagacaaaaccaaattaaaccctgcggctcgtgacgatacattgaggtgttaagacacaaaacaatcaatctgtgcaaaaaactgaacagtatttctgTAGTTTTTAATCGGTGTGTTAGGACCTCATTGTATTGTCACGAACCGcaaggtttaatttggttttgtctgtgtatgtttttttgactcttaaagctgtgtgtcccattgactgccattatatgactgacagactgcaacgctttgggttaaaaatcttcatttgtgttctactgaagaaacaaagtctccTACATCTTGTATaccctggaggtaagcagataaacatcagattttcattttagggtgaactatcccttaaataatgcattaactaaaattaataaatgctgtagaaataatgttcattcttagttcatgtaaaCAAATGATAACTTTTTATGCTTGTTTTTCTGTGAAGGCGAACTCTGTATTAATCTCACAATAATTTCAAAAAGGAAAGCTGAAACTTAACTTTAAAAACTAACTAAACTGAGTAATTAACAAAAACGACATTGTTCTTATAGGATACCATGGTTTCAATATCCAATCATATATGATATCAGAGCCAAACCAAGAAAAATATCATCTTTAACAGGAAGCAAaggtaattatttttcttttatttcattcTCATGGTCATGCTTTGTTGACTGCCATTTcaacatacagttgcaatcaaaattattcaacccacccccagagactgcagtactttacaaatgttttttgctctttctgaagatccaggattaattgcatctacaacagttttctggcatattaaaaagtgataatgtcaatatataatttaatgtttttgggtTATAGggttttttaataacacagctatgtcaaaattattcaacccctattcaacattgctgttttaagacagttatttttatggtcaggaacaaaattgtcttaagcctttacaaacttattcaaaatggaattagcttgggatgttacacatagtatactcttagcccatgcatgtgctgaaggtgAGTAGCAAGTCGacaaagctcacacaaaatcaatagagaagaaatagtttgctatattagaaagtctaaaactacatgaagatgtctaagacattacaagtccctagagacacagctggcagccgtattccttagattaaagtgtgttgaaccagaaaacctttgaggctgttgaacaaaaaaacacaatatcataaaatgtttgatcagatcaactgagaaaaacttgcaatgtacagccaaagacttgcaagatgacccgacgaaaggaggaaaaatatctcaatgctgtgtacaagaggaacactagacaagtgtagtcttcatgttgaggaatcttgctgaataccactcttgaccaagaagaacaaaaaggctgccttgaacatgccaaaattcatttggataggcctgtggagttctggaagattgttttatggagtgatgtgtccaaactggaactttttgggcgTATGGATCAGAGGAACGTCGGGTGCAAAAAAGAcgaagcttataagcagaagaacaccatctccatcatcaaacatggaggtgggccagtcctgttatggagttgttttactgtagcaggaagtggaaaacatgaccatacaaaggatatcattgatttCTGAAAGTataagaccattttggcaaacattgtgatgccttttgtgcaaagtcttaagctaataatcaatggactttcctgcaggacaatcatcctaaattatacattcaaatctacttaagcttggtttaggaatctgtcatagaatgtttttaagtggcctgttcagtttccagatgtaattctcattgaaaatacatggttgaatttgaagcaagcagtggcaaagtaaaaaacaaagattatcagtgatctgaaagctttttcagtggaggaatggcccaagattgcagcagaaaagtgacagaagcatctaagcacttccaggcagtgtttattggtgggagaataaaagattctacaccaaatttactttcaggggttgaataattttgaacatgaatgtttagagccaattcgattt from Garra rufa chromosome 12, GarRuf1.0, whole genome shotgun sequence harbors:
- the pde6d gene encoding retinal rod rhodopsin-sensitive cGMP 3',5'-cyclic phosphodiesterase subunit delta — protein: MSSDEDRAKEILKGFKLNWMNLRDAETGKVLWQGTEDLSLPGVEHEARVPKKILKCKAVSRELNFSSIEKLEKFRLEQKVFFKGQCLEEWFFEFGFVIPNSTNTWQSLIEAAPESQMMPANVLTGNVVIETKFYDDDLHVSTSRVRLFYV